The Marinobacter gudaonensis genome segment GCCGTCATTGACGCCGGCAGTGCCGTCACCGTCGACTACGTTGATGCGAGAGGGCAGCACCTGGGCGGCTACATCCTTCCCGGTCTGCGGATGATGGTGCGCAGCCTGCAGAACGACGCAGCCCGTATCTGGTTTGATCCCGAGCAGGTCCTTGAGACTGCTCCCGGCAAGTCCACTGGCGAGTGCGTCAACCACGGACTTGCCTGGCTGTCAGGAGCGATGGTCGAGCGGGTGCAGTCAGACGCCCGCACCCTGGGCCTGAAGGATATACTCGTGACCGGAGGCGATGCGGATCGACTGATCGGCCTGGGCCTCTCGGGCACGCTTCACCCGGATCTGGTGTTTGCCGGCCTGCGTGCCATTGATGCTGAGGACGCGTCGGGATGAGGTGGGTGGCTGCTATTTTGCTGGCTGTAAGCGTTCTGCTTTATACCCTTCCCGACTACCTCGGTCCCTCCGGCGGAGTTGCGAAGGTTGCCAGCGGCACACTACCCCGAGTCGCCAGCCTCAAGGCTGGAACGCCGGAAAAGAATCAGCTGAACGAGGGGGTGCCAGAGGTCGCCGCCGATAGGTCCTGCGTCCGGCTTGGCTGGCTACCCTCTGCCCAGGAGGCCCAGCGGTTGGTGGACAATCAGCCGCTGGCCTCGGAGGCAGGGTTTCGCGTTGAAGAGGTGGAGCGGGAGCTGCCGCCACTGCACTGGGTCATCATCCCTCCCCAACCGCCCGAGGTCGCCCTCCGCCAGTTCCGCGACATACAGCGCCAGGGCATTGATTCCTATCTGGTTACCCAGGGCGAGAACCGTAACGCCATTTCCCTGGGCCTTTTCGAGTCCCGTGAGTCTGCAATTTCCGTGCTGGAAGAAAAAAAGCGTCAGAATCTTAATGCGGTACTGGTCAACTTCCCTCGAAATCAGATAAGCTACGCGCTCTCTTTTGAGGCGGAACCGGAACTCGCCGAGGAACTGGTTCAGGCGGTCAAAGCGGATTATGGAAGCAAATTCGATTTCGTGGAAATCGCGCCCTGTGAAGGTGTTGCAACGCCAGAAAAAAATCCGTAGTATACCGCCCTCGCTGACGAGGCGAATGTGAGCTGGCGTAGCTCAGTTGGTAGAGCAGCTGACTTGTAATCAGCAGGTCGGGGGTTCGATTCCGTCCGCCAGCTCCACTTTAAGTTTTGCCGGGTTTGTGTGAGCAAGCTCGACTCGGAGGGGTTCCCGAGTGGCCAAAGGGATCAGACTGTAAATCTGACGGCATCGCCTTCGCAGGTTCGAATCCTGCCCCCTCCACCACTAATTGCTCGCGGGCATCGTATAGTGGCTATTACCTCAGCCTTCCAAGCTGATGACGCGGGTTCGATTCCCGCTGCCCGCTCCAATTTGGTTTGTAATGCTCATGTAGCTCAGTCGGTAGAGCACACCCTTGGTAAGGGTGAGGTCGGCGGTTCAAATCCGCCCATGAGCTCCACTATTTATCCGGTCAACGTTACGGTCCTGGTTGATTAGGGAGATTGGTCAAATGTCTAAGTCTAAGTTTGAACGTAATAAGCCGCACTTGAACGTGGGCACCATTGGTCACGTAGACCATGGTAAGACCACTCTGACAGCTGCCCTGACTCGTGTATGTCACGAAGTGTTCGGCACTGGTGAGAGCCGTGCGTTTGACCAGATCGATAACGCCCCGG includes the following:
- a CDS encoding type III pantothenate kinase produces the protein MKLFIDAGNTRLKWCLEDGGGVIQSGTGILDEQVHLEGLEYRSEISAIAVSTVASEARREQLAASLADLCPAPVRFYWAEATRGGLRNAYPDVARMGADRWHAMYGAWLSHKSGFAVIDAGSAVTVDYVDARGQHLGGYILPGLRMMVRSLQNDAARIWFDPEQVLETAPGKSTGECVNHGLAWLSGAMVERVQSDARTLGLKDILVTGGDADRLIGLGLSGTLHPDLVFAGLRAIDAEDASG